In one window of Chryseobacterium phocaeense DNA:
- a CDS encoding siderophore-interacting protein yields the protein MPSLPKWINDTLENVMSSKFQECTVIHTETVSDDLRLIRFAADLRDVHFEPAYAIGIRVNERDYRNYSPFNFNKYKGTFDVMFHLHDTRAVGSSFAESLTEGESTKVLMPRGKRFFEPNAEIHFSIGDETSLGTSLSIKEEAEDADASFVCLHELEEPAVLKKLELYGYHAPKNDIQNIMEALNDFLKEEKEAVYNNQVVFYLTGNGNTMSVIRKFLKAKGVDAKCVRSQAYWIEGKKGL from the coding sequence ATGCCAAGCTTACCAAAATGGATCAATGACACGTTAGAAAATGTCATGTCCTCCAAATTTCAGGAATGCACCGTTATCCATACCGAAACTGTTTCAGATGATCTTCGCCTTATCCGTTTTGCTGCCGATCTGCGGGATGTTCACTTTGAACCTGCCTATGCCATCGGGATCAGGGTTAATGAAAGGGATTACCGCAATTATTCTCCATTTAATTTCAATAAATATAAGGGAACTTTTGATGTAATGTTCCATCTGCATGATACCCGGGCCGTAGGAAGCAGCTTTGCAGAAAGCCTCACCGAAGGTGAATCTACCAAAGTTTTAATGCCGCGGGGAAAGCGCTTTTTTGAACCCAATGCGGAAATCCATTTCTCCATTGGTGATGAAACCTCACTGGGAACCTCCCTGTCCATCAAAGAAGAAGCAGAAGATGCGGACGCTTCATTTGTATGCCTTCATGAGCTGGAAGAGCCGGCAGTCCTGAAAAAACTGGAACTGTACGGCTATCATGCCCCCAAAAACGACATTCAGAACATTATGGAAGCCCTCAACGATTTTTTAAAAGAGGAAAAAGAAGCGGTTTACAACAATCAGGTGGTTTTCTACCTTACGGGAAACGGAAATACCATGTCGGTGATCCGGAAATTCCTTAAAGCAAAAGGAGTGGATGCGAAGTGTGTAAGGTCGCAGGCATATTGGATAGAGGGCAAAAAGGGACTTTAA
- a CDS encoding DUF4249 domain-containing protein: MKNIIFIILTLFTVMSCEKEIDLDLDDKSGTIVIEGNITNQPGPYVVRITKSVAFTASNQYPAVTGAQVIVSDNTGQTETLQYLGDGKYVTNTFTGVAGRTYTLKIQAEGQQYTAQSTMPEAVPFDGLTQDSFSFGGETTYTLLPVFTDPSVLGNRYLFNFTVNNMTKKTFEVFSDNVNNGLVNQRPLFLPNEDDEDDPTDHKVAPGDTIYVEMQSIDNNIFTYYSALLQISGDGGPGGGLTPTNPPSNINNGALGYFSAHTVQKRSIVIQ, from the coding sequence ATGAAGAATATTATTTTTATCATATTAACCCTGTTTACCGTAATGTCCTGTGAAAAGGAAATCGATCTGGATCTGGATGACAAAAGCGGAACCATCGTCATAGAAGGCAATATCACAAACCAGCCGGGACCCTATGTTGTAAGAATCACGAAATCTGTGGCGTTTACAGCAAGCAATCAATATCCGGCCGTTACCGGCGCCCAGGTGATTGTAAGCGATAACACCGGCCAGACAGAAACTTTACAATATCTGGGAGACGGAAAATACGTGACTAATACTTTTACGGGTGTTGCAGGCAGAACCTACACGCTGAAAATACAGGCGGAAGGACAGCAGTACACAGCTCAAAGCACCATGCCTGAAGCAGTCCCGTTTGATGGTCTTACACAGGATTCCTTTTCTTTCGGGGGTGAGACTACGTATACTCTTTTACCTGTCTTCACCGATCCTTCCGTATTAGGAAACCGTTATCTTTTCAATTTCACGGTCAATAATATGACTAAGAAAACCTTTGAGGTATTTTCGGACAATGTGAACAATGGATTGGTCAATCAAAGACCTCTGTTTCTTCCTAATGAGGATGACGAGGATGATCCTACGGACCATAAGGTAGCACCTGGAGATACTATTTATGTGGAAATGCAGTCCATTGACAATAATATATTCACCTATTATTCCGCTCTGCTGCAGATTTCAGGAGACGGCGGACCTGGCGGAGGCCTTACGCCTACGAATCCTCCGAGTAATATCAATAATGGGGCATTAGGCTATTTTTCGGCACATACAGTCCAAAAAAGAAGTATTGTAATTCAATAA
- a CDS encoding RebB family R body protein produces the protein MATVNQQITDAVTQSNVKVVAESPAMALSNVYQTAAHSTGIMFENAVNTQNQQNIVTQAATTQGVTQIYSLDTVADAVSIAKILNP, from the coding sequence ATGGCAACAGTAAACCAACAAATCACAGACGCGGTAACGCAGTCGAACGTAAAAGTAGTGGCAGAATCTCCTGCAATGGCTTTAAGCAACGTGTATCAGACAGCAGCACATTCCACAGGAATCATGTTTGAAAATGCGGTAAATACCCAAAACCAACAAAACATCGTAACCCAGGCAGCCACTACACAGGGTGTTACACAGATTTACAGCCTGGATACCGTAGCAGATGCGGTTTCCATTGCTAAAATCCTGAATCCTTAA
- a CDS encoding RebB family R body protein: MNEINTAVMGMSASVPAAISAQVSAHSTGLMHINSALNQQRDAMVGMSNYVMGLRKMSSGTFRLKSSKISGRRRF; this comes from the coding sequence ATGAATGAAATCAATACAGCCGTTATGGGAATGTCCGCCTCTGTGCCCGCCGCTATTTCTGCGCAGGTCAGTGCCCATTCCACAGGATTAATGCATATCAATTCTGCACTGAATCAGCAACGGGATGCTATGGTCGGAATGAGTAATTACGTGATGGGACTCAGAAAAATGAGTTCCGGGACATTCAGGCTCAAAAGTTCAAAAATATCTGGGAGAAGACGCTTTTAA
- a CDS encoding LysE family translocator: MIPLHELLFFVLAALILVISPGPNMIYLISKSITQGKKSGLISLAGVVCGFMFHIVMVSFGLTAVLLAVPVAYTVLKTLGTVYLLYLAYQAVKPKSRNLFDVDKNSPHDGPRKLFTVGFLTNVLNPKVAVFYLSFFPQFIKPEYGSVLIQSFELGIIQVLVSFSVNFIIVLTAAKVAAFFAGNPFWVKIQKWFMAGVLTYLAVKMAFSKAK, encoded by the coding sequence ATGATTCCACTTCACGAACTCCTGTTTTTTGTTCTTGCTGCTCTTATTCTGGTAATAAGTCCGGGTCCCAATATGATTTATCTTATTTCAAAATCTATCACCCAGGGGAAAAAATCAGGCTTAATCTCGCTGGCAGGCGTAGTGTGCGGATTCATGTTTCATATTGTGATGGTATCCTTCGGTCTGACTGCCGTATTACTGGCGGTTCCGGTAGCTTACACTGTTCTGAAAACACTGGGAACGGTTTATCTTTTATATCTGGCCTATCAGGCGGTTAAACCTAAGAGCAGGAACCTGTTTGATGTAGATAAAAACAGTCCGCATGACGGACCGAGAAAGCTTTTCACTGTGGGTTTCTTAACGAATGTACTGAATCCAAAAGTGGCCGTGTTTTACCTGTCCTTTTTTCCACAATTCATTAAACCTGAGTACGGTTCTGTTTTGATCCAGAGTTTTGAATTGGGAATTATCCAGGTTTTGGTAAGCTTCAGTGTCAATTTTATCATAGTCCTTACGGCTGCAAAGGTCGCAGCATTTTTCGCAGGTAATCCGTTTTGGGTAAAGATCCAGAAATGGTTTATGGCAGGCGTACTCACGTATCTGGCTGTAAAAATGGCTTTTTCAAAAGCTAAGTAA
- a CDS encoding RebB family R body protein encodes MATVNEQITDAVTQSNVKVVGESPAMALSNVYQTAAHSTGIMFENAVNTQNQQNLVTQAATTHGIGQIYSKDTIADAISIANILKP; translated from the coding sequence ATGGCAACAGTAAACGAACAAATTACAGACGCAGTAACGCAGTCGAACGTAAAGGTTGTGGGAGAGTCTCCTGCAATGGCTTTAAGCAATGTGTATCAGACAGCCGCACATTCCACAGGAATTATGTTTGAAAACGCAGTGAATACGCAGAATCAGCAGAATCTTGTGACTCAGGCGGCCACTACACACGGCATTGGTCAGATTTACAGTAAAGATACCATTGCAGATGCAATTTCTATTGCGAACATCCTGAAACCTTAA
- a CDS encoding AraC family transcriptional regulator produces the protein MKRIVNFRDFNVFTIEKEIWDVEYHNHNFYELIVIESGKGKHRLNDVTFPYRKGDVFLLQPSDHHEFIISKKTRFIYIKFSDHYISTYLLPGKSKNIKEAIQLLLTGRSVQYESAVLNSEDRKHFIRLAHHMLYEFSAKKIHSEDLVTGLFSAMITLLCRNLINDPVARTWKNTELSKIDRILAYISIYALDETKMRIENMAEEFLLSPNYISIYVKNKTGFSIQQHVIQYKMKTAEKLLSHSDYTISEIAEKLNFTDASHFNKLFTKYKNTSPSKYKAEQKE, from the coding sequence ATGAAACGTATTGTCAATTTCAGGGATTTTAACGTGTTCACCATTGAAAAGGAAATCTGGGACGTAGAGTATCACAACCACAATTTTTATGAACTGATTGTTATAGAATCCGGTAAAGGAAAGCACCGCCTGAATGACGTTACGTTCCCCTATAGAAAAGGAGATGTATTCCTGCTTCAGCCCAGTGACCATCATGAATTTATCATCAGTAAAAAGACCAGATTCATTTACATCAAATTTTCAGATCACTATATATCAACCTACCTGCTGCCCGGCAAAAGTAAAAATATAAAGGAAGCCATTCAGCTGTTGCTTACCGGCAGATCGGTACAGTATGAATCGGCAGTTCTCAACAGCGAAGACAGAAAACATTTTATCCGCCTGGCTCATCATATGCTGTACGAATTTTCAGCAAAAAAAATACATAGTGAAGACCTTGTTACCGGATTGTTTTCTGCTATGATCACTTTATTGTGCAGGAATTTAATCAATGATCCTGTTGCCAGGACCTGGAAGAACACGGAACTGAGTAAAATCGACAGGATTCTAGCCTACATCAGCATTTACGCACTGGATGAAACCAAAATGAGAATAGAGAATATGGCAGAAGAATTTTTACTCTCTCCCAATTACATCAGTATTTATGTAAAAAACAAGACCGGATTTTCTATCCAGCAGCATGTGATTCAGTATAAAATGAAAACAGCAGAAAAACTGCTCTCCCACAGTGATTATACCATTAGTGAAATTGCAGAAAAACTCAATTTTACAGATGCGAGCCACTTTAATAAACTGTTTACGAAATATAAAAACACATCACCTTCAAAATATAAAGCAGAACAGAAGGAATAG
- a CDS encoding RebB family R body protein, whose translation MATVNEQITDAVTQSNVKVVGESPAMALSNVYQSAAHSTGIMFENAVNTQNQQNILGQAATTQGIMQIYSMDTIADAVSIAKILKP comes from the coding sequence ATGGCAACAGTAAACGAACAAATCACAGACGCAGTAACGCAGTCGAATGTAAAAGTAGTAGGTGAATCTCCTGCAATGGCTTTAAGTAACGTGTATCAGTCAGCCGCACACTCTACAGGAATCATGTTTGAAAATGCGGTGAATACGCAGAACCAGCAGAACATTTTAGGGCAGGCAGCCACTACTCAGGGTATTATGCAGATTTACAGCATGGATACCATAGCAGATGCGGTTTCTATTGCGAAGATTCTGAAGCCTTAA
- a CDS encoding RebB family R body protein — MATVNEQITDAVTQSNVKVVAESPAVALSNVYQSAAHSTGIMFENAVNAQNQQNILGQAATTQGVIQIYSLDTIADAVSIAKILNP; from the coding sequence ATGGCAACAGTAAACGAACAAATCACAGACGCAGTAACGCAGTCGAACGTGAAAGTAGTAGCAGAATCTCCTGCAGTGGCTTTAAGCAACGTCTATCAGTCCGCTGCCCATTCTACAGGTATTATGTTTGAGAATGCAGTGAATGCACAGAACCAGCAGAATATCCTCGGCCAGGCAGCCACCACACAGGGTGTGATCCAGATTTACAGCTTGGATACCATAGCAGATGCAGTGTCTATTGCTAAAATCTTAAATCCATAA
- a CDS encoding RebB family R body protein has translation MATVNEQITDAVTQSNVKVVAESPAMALSNVYQTAAHSTGIMFENAVNTQNQQNIVTQAATTQGVTQIYSLDTIADAVSIAKILNP, from the coding sequence ATGGCAACAGTAAACGAACAAATCACAGACGCGGTAACGCAGTCGAACGTAAAAGTGGTGGCAGAATCTCCTGCAATGGCTTTAAGCAACGTGTATCAGACAGCAGCACATTCCACAGGAATCATGTTTGAAAATGCGGTAAATACCCAAAACCAGCAAAACATCGTAACCCAGGCAGCCACTACACAGGGTGTAACGCAGATCTACAGCCTTGACACCATTGCAGATGCTGTGTCAATTGCTAAGATCCTGAATCCCTAA
- a CDS encoding RebB family R body protein, producing the protein MSDTVNNKVTDAVTQTNVTVLGESPAQAMSMLYQMAMHASGISIQNSVTNQQNLNQLNPAIVADAIKILKG; encoded by the coding sequence ATGTCAGATACAGTAAATAACAAGGTCACCGATGCGGTAACGCAGACCAATGTTACAGTGCTCGGCGAATCGCCGGCTCAGGCAATGAGTATGTTGTACCAGATGGCAATGCATGCCAGCGGGATTTCAATACAGAACTCAGTAACTAACCAGCAGAATCTTAACCAGCTGAATCCTGCCATTGTAGCGGATGCCATTAAGATTTTGAAAGGATAA
- a CDS encoding TonB-dependent receptor, giving the protein MQKLFFKAAATAAVLCFSSMALAQQKYSVSGTVKDHKNGELLIGVTVKVSEDPSIAVVANEYGFYSLSLPEGNYTLIVSYPGYKDFEYPIKVEQNTKLDLPLNQEEKGDEKIGKIDEVVISGVKKDKNLTTAQMGTETLSIKNIEKLPVLFGEKDVMKTIQLLPGIKSNGEGSSGFSVRGGATDQNLILLDEAPVYNASHLLGFFSTFNSDALKDASIIKGNSPAQYGGRLSSVMDVKMKDGNNKDYNVNGGIGLISSRLSVEGPIQKEKSSFIVSGRRTYADLFLKGSDDFKDSKLYFYDLNLKANYQINESNRLYLSGYFGRDVLGLGDTFSTDWGNTTATLRWNSIISSKLFSNTSLIYSNYNYKIKLESNDNTFGLDSQIEDWNLKQDFTWFAGNKHSVRFGLQSIYHTITPSSASGTSVSSFPRNPRKSWENAVYINDDFKATDKLTVNYGLRLSSFSVLGGDTYNTYENGVLTDSRFLEKGEFGKTYVNLEPRITANYRINEVSSIKAGYSRNTQNLHLLSNSSSGNPTDQWIGSSYSIKPEIADQVSAGYSRNFNNNNYELNAEIYYKSMKNQIDYKNGAQITFDTAADVESELLFGKGRAYGLELIAKKKSGRLTGWISYTLSKTERKINGINDNDWYNARMDKTHDLSIVATYELNKKWSLSGLFLYSTGNAVTFPTGKYELNGQTIFQYSSRNADRMPAYHRMDLSATYEPESNRRFKGSWSFGIYNIYGRENAYTITFEDNPNNPGTTRAMQTSLFRWVPNITYNFKF; this is encoded by the coding sequence ATGCAAAAATTGTTTTTTAAGGCTGCCGCCACAGCTGCTGTACTCTGTTTCAGCTCTATGGCCCTGGCGCAGCAAAAGTACTCGGTAAGCGGTACTGTGAAGGATCACAAAAACGGCGAACTGCTGATCGGGGTTACCGTAAAAGTAAGCGAAGACCCGTCCATTGCTGTCGTTGCCAATGAATACGGATTCTACTCGCTGTCACTTCCTGAGGGAAATTACACGCTGATTGTTTCCTATCCCGGTTACAAGGATTTTGAGTATCCCATCAAAGTGGAACAGAATACAAAGCTGGATCTGCCGCTGAACCAGGAGGAAAAAGGGGATGAAAAAATAGGAAAAATAGATGAAGTGGTTATTTCAGGGGTTAAAAAGGATAAAAACCTTACCACTGCCCAGATGGGAACTGAAACCCTGAGCATTAAAAATATAGAAAAGCTTCCGGTACTTTTCGGGGAAAAGGATGTGATGAAAACCATCCAGCTTCTTCCCGGAATTAAAAGCAACGGTGAAGGAAGCAGCGGATTCAGTGTAAGAGGTGGTGCTACCGACCAGAACCTGATCTTACTGGATGAGGCTCCGGTGTACAACGCCTCTCACCTTCTTGGCTTTTTCAGTACCTTCAACAGTGATGCCCTGAAAGATGCCAGCATTATCAAGGGAAACAGTCCGGCCCAATACGGAGGAAGACTTTCTTCGGTAATGGATGTAAAAATGAAAGACGGGAACAACAAGGATTACAATGTAAACGGAGGCATCGGGCTGATCAGCAGCAGGCTGAGCGTGGAGGGTCCTATCCAAAAGGAAAAATCATCATTTATAGTTTCCGGAAGAAGAACCTACGCCGATCTTTTTCTGAAAGGAAGCGATGATTTTAAAGACAGCAAGCTCTACTTCTATGACCTGAATTTAAAAGCCAATTACCAGATTAACGAAAGCAACCGTCTTTACCTGTCCGGATATTTCGGAAGAGACGTTCTGGGACTGGGTGATACGTTCTCTACAGACTGGGGAAACACAACGGCTACGTTACGATGGAACAGCATTATCAGCAGTAAATTATTCTCCAATACTTCCTTAATTTACAGCAATTATAATTACAAGATCAAACTTGAGAGCAATGACAACACTTTTGGTCTGGATTCACAGATTGAGGACTGGAATCTTAAGCAGGATTTTACATGGTTTGCAGGAAATAAACATTCGGTACGTTTCGGGTTACAGTCTATTTACCATACGATTACGCCGAGCAGTGCTTCCGGCACGAGTGTGAGCAGCTTTCCGAGAAATCCAAGGAAATCATGGGAAAATGCAGTATACATCAATGATGATTTCAAAGCGACTGATAAGCTTACCGTGAATTACGGTTTGAGGCTTTCCTCTTTCAGCGTTTTAGGAGGTGATACGTATAATACTTATGAAAATGGTGTTCTAACAGACAGCCGCTTTCTGGAAAAGGGTGAATTCGGGAAGACTTATGTGAATCTGGAACCGAGAATCACCGCCAACTATCGTATCAATGAGGTAAGCAGCATCAAGGCAGGATATTCCCGCAATACACAGAATCTCCATCTTCTGAGCAACAGCAGCAGCGGAAATCCTACGGACCAGTGGATCGGAAGCAGCTACAGCATAAAACCTGAAATTGCAGACCAGGTGAGCGCAGGATACAGCAGGAATTTCAACAACAATAATTATGAGCTGAATGCTGAGATCTATTACAAATCCATGAAAAACCAGATCGACTATAAAAACGGGGCACAGATCACGTTTGATACGGCCGCAGATGTTGAAAGCGAGCTGCTTTTCGGTAAAGGAAGAGCGTACGGACTTGAACTGATCGCAAAAAAGAAAAGCGGAAGGCTGACCGGATGGATCTCCTATACCCTGTCTAAAACTGAAAGAAAAATAAACGGCATCAATGATAATGACTGGTACAATGCCAGAATGGACAAGACCCATGATCTTTCCATTGTTGCGACCTACGAGCTGAATAAGAAATGGTCTTTATCCGGATTATTCCTGTACAGTACAGGAAATGCGGTAACCTTCCCTACCGGAAAATACGAGCTGAACGGGCAGACCATATTCCAGTACAGCAGCCGGAATGCAGACCGTATGCCCGCATACCACAGAATGGATCTGAGTGCCACCTACGAACCGGAATCCAACAGACGCTTCAAAGGCTCATGGTCATTTGGTATTTACAATATCTACGGACGTGAAAATGCCTACACCATTACGTTTGAAGACAATCCGAATAATCCGGGAACAACCCGTGCCATGCAGACTTCCCTGTTCAGATGGGTACCGAACATCACGTATAATTTCAAATTTTAG
- a CDS encoding polysaccharide deacetylase family protein: MKKFITLLPIFSLAMMILSCNNSIAKEESKNINTTKAATKSHWPNGAQLLISVSMQFETGGQPEGAESPFSSSPLPKGQPDLPAESWYRYGANEGVYRMLDLWRKYDIKVTSHVVGTAAQKYPEVARAIANGGHEIAAHGIAWDNQWNKNYADELAFVKDGVDVVEKITGQRAIGYNCNWLRRSPNTLKVLQELGFLYHIDDLSRDEPFVTNVNGKKFVVMPYTLRNNDIVQVAGNHWSPDQFLSQLKHEFDQLYAEGATKRRMMSISFHDRIGGTPAMVHAMEEFIHYTQKKSDVMYMRKDDIAKMVLYDPKTPVDNSEEQYNQ, translated from the coding sequence ATGAAAAAATTCATCACTTTATTACCGATATTCTCCCTTGCAATGATGATACTTTCCTGCAACAACTCTATTGCAAAAGAAGAAAGCAAAAATATCAATACCACAAAAGCAGCCACTAAAAGTCATTGGCCCAATGGTGCACAGCTGTTGATTTCGGTTTCCATGCAGTTTGAAACCGGGGGACAGCCGGAAGGAGCCGAAAGCCCGTTCAGTAGCAGCCCTCTCCCTAAAGGACAACCTGACCTTCCCGCGGAAAGCTGGTACCGCTATGGAGCCAATGAAGGCGTTTACAGAATGCTGGACCTGTGGAGAAAATATGACATCAAAGTGACCTCTCATGTCGTAGGAACTGCAGCTCAAAAATACCCCGAAGTAGCCAGAGCTATTGCGAACGGCGGGCACGAAATAGCGGCCCATGGCATTGCCTGGGATAACCAATGGAATAAAAATTATGCTGATGAACTGGCGTTTGTGAAAGACGGCGTGGATGTGGTTGAAAAAATTACCGGACAAAGAGCAATAGGTTACAACTGCAACTGGCTGAGACGCAGCCCGAATACTTTAAAAGTACTTCAGGAGCTGGGTTTTCTTTATCACATTGATGATCTGAGCCGTGATGAACCATTCGTCACCAATGTCAACGGAAAAAAATTCGTGGTCATGCCTTATACGCTGCGAAATAATGATATTGTACAGGTAGCCGGAAACCACTGGAGCCCGGACCAGTTCCTGTCCCAGTTAAAACATGAATTCGACCAGCTGTATGCCGAAGGAGCCACCAAAAGAAGAATGATGAGCATCAGCTTTCACGACCGTATCGGCGGAACACCTGCGATGGTACACGCTATGGAAGAGTTTATCCATTACACCCAAAAGAAAAGCGATGTGATGTATATGCGGAAAGATGATATTGCCAAAATGGTACTCTACGATCCCAAAACACCTGTAGATAACAGCGAAGAACAGTATAATCAATAA
- a CDS encoding alkene reductase, with protein sequence MKKLFETWTLAGNHLKNRFVMAPMTRSRASQPGDIPNTLMAEYYGQRASAGLIITEATQVSLQGMGYARTPGIYSEEQIQGWRLVTEAVHEKKGKIFLQLWHVGRVSSSKVNGLQPLAPSALTANNTSVYIFDGAANGDATFVPVETPRAMDISDIKQAIREFAEGAKNAVAARFDGVEIHGANGYLIDQFLRSNSNIRTDEYGGNKENRIRFLLELTEAVIQAVGKEKTGVRLSPFIKFKDMDDPEILDTIMLAAEQLNRLDIAYIHLCEADWDDAPAIPGHFRTELRKKFKNTIIATGNKTPEEGEKLLENNLVDLIGFGRKFLTNPDYPERVKVNAPLNEISDPHTLFGGGGAKGYIDYPFFRTEETHH encoded by the coding sequence ATGAAAAAACTTTTTGAAACTTGGACATTAGCCGGAAATCATTTAAAAAACCGTTTCGTAATGGCTCCTATGACCCGAAGCCGGGCTTCACAACCGGGCGATATTCCCAATACTTTAATGGCAGAATACTATGGACAGCGTGCCTCCGCAGGACTTATCATCACTGAAGCTACACAGGTATCTTTACAGGGTATGGGCTATGCAAGAACGCCCGGAATTTATTCAGAGGAACAGATTCAGGGCTGGCGGCTTGTCACAGAAGCAGTTCATGAAAAAAAGGGAAAAATATTTTTGCAGCTTTGGCATGTAGGCCGGGTTTCTTCATCAAAAGTAAATGGTTTACAGCCTCTGGCTCCCTCCGCTCTCACTGCAAACAATACCAGTGTTTATATTTTTGACGGAGCAGCTAACGGGGATGCTACCTTTGTTCCGGTAGAAACGCCGAGAGCAATGGACATTTCAGATATCAAACAGGCGATCAGGGAATTTGCTGAAGGGGCTAAAAATGCTGTTGCTGCAAGATTCGACGGTGTTGAAATCCATGGAGCGAATGGTTATCTGATTGATCAGTTTCTTCGCAGCAATTCAAATATCCGGACAGATGAATACGGTGGAAATAAGGAAAACCGCATCCGCTTTTTACTGGAACTTACGGAAGCTGTCATCCAGGCGGTAGGCAAAGAGAAAACCGGAGTACGCCTCTCCCCTTTTATTAAATTTAAAGACATGGATGATCCTGAGATCCTGGACACCATTATGCTGGCCGCAGAACAGCTGAACCGTCTTGATATTGCTTATATTCACCTGTGTGAGGCAGATTGGGACGATGCCCCGGCAATTCCCGGGCACTTCCGTACAGAATTGAGGAAAAAATTTAAAAATACCATCATTGCAACCGGAAATAAAACCCCGGAAGAAGGTGAAAAGCTCCTGGAAAACAATCTGGTAGACCTTATCGGTTTTGGACGAAAATTCCTCACCAATCCTGATTATCCGGAACGCGTAAAAGTGAATGCACCGCTGAATGAAATCTCAGATCCCCATACCCTGTTTGGCGGCGGCGGAGCCAAAGGTTATATCGATTATCCATTTTTCAGGACAGAAGAAACACATCATTAA
- a CDS encoding helix-turn-helix domain-containing protein — protein sequence MKQSIPTYDLSSITHHGILIERIEKRTMSTEDNLFDKGVHRDSHYIFTYLESGHAKMMVDFKTIEARDAAVFFLLPGQVHEGILMDEVSGWFIAVKADLLPDTVRAVFEESLVDIQPISIDKIRAERLSACAKMLQMAYTEEMLETNDGFFVVQSLMNAFAGLYALIFLEENNPEIVSESRAVQLARKFRILVRKEFRTLKNPSGYAALLNISRGYLTEVIREVTGKPAQHWIQQEVLIEAKRLLSFTQLTVKEIAYELGYSDHTYFSRLFSKTEGYPPSEFRDKNRKRS from the coding sequence ATGAAACAAAGCATTCCGACATATGATTTAAGCAGCATCACGCACCACGGCATTCTGATTGAAAGAATTGAAAAACGGACGATGAGCACGGAAGACAACCTTTTTGATAAAGGCGTTCACCGGGACAGTCATTATATTTTTACCTACCTGGAAAGCGGACATGCCAAAATGATGGTGGATTTTAAGACCATTGAAGCCCGGGATGCGGCGGTTTTCTTTCTGCTGCCCGGTCAGGTTCATGAAGGAATTTTAATGGATGAGGTAAGCGGATGGTTTATCGCGGTTAAGGCAGATCTGCTGCCGGATACGGTAAGAGCTGTGTTTGAGGAATCTTTGGTGGATATCCAGCCCATTTCTATTGATAAAATCCGTGCAGAAAGGCTCAGCGCCTGTGCAAAAATGCTCCAGATGGCCTATACGGAAGAGATGCTGGAAACGAACGACGGCTTTTTTGTGGTTCAGTCTTTGATGAATGCTTTTGCCGGTCTGTATGCCCTGATCTTTCTGGAGGAAAATAATCCTGAAATTGTCAGTGAAAGCCGTGCCGTTCAGCTGGCCCGGAAATTCAGGATTCTTGTAAGGAAAGAATTCAGAACGCTGAAAAATCCGTCAGGCTATGCAGCACTCCTGAATATTTCCCGGGGATATCTCACAGAAGTCATCCGGGAGGTGACCGGAAAACCAGCCCAGCACTGGATTCAGCAGGAGGTTTTAATAGAGGCCAAAAGACTCCTTTCCTTCACGCAGCTTACCGTAAAGGAAATTGCCTATGAACTGGGTTACAGCGATCACACCTATTTTTCACGGTTATTCTCCAAAACAGAAGGCTATCCACCGTCTGAGTTCCGGGACAAAAACCGGAAGAGATCCTAA